The Nicotiana sylvestris chromosome 6, ASM39365v2, whole genome shotgun sequence genomic sequence ccgcaccccaaggaatgtgatgtagacaacctaccctgatgcaagcattagtggctattttcacggctcgaacccgtgacctataggtcatccATGACCAATTTAAGTGTGTATTACTATTGTAAATTTTTTACTATAATGAGGAACAAGAAAAGATATATTCCCTCCACTCTAATTTATGTGGtactctttcctttttagtcagtaCCAGAAAGAATGTCGCATTTtcttatttagaaacaatttatcTTTAGAATTCATACTTTACCTTAAGTGAATTGATTTACAAATACACAGATATCTATGATTTGttttagaccacaagtttcaaaagtctttatttctttcttaaactctgtgccgaATCAAACAACGCCTCATAAATTGGGACGGAGGGAATATCAATTTTTTACTACTCTAGATCTCTTTTTGGTGGGTGTCGTAGAAGCCTAGACATATTACTACCTTTCCTATGATAATCCTATATTTCTTATTTAATAATGCAATATACCTTCCTTGCCTTTGCTgatatttgggggggggggggtttgaaaTCCTAAGATTCTAATAGTAAACAAGAAATGCATGTGTACATTGTCTATGGATGAAAACTATACAATAGCTTGTTTTGTGTTACAGAATAAAAGCTAGTCAATTTCTATTAATACTCTCAAAATCACAGCATAAGGTTGAGGCCCTCAAATTTTATCATGATATAGTGCTTTCTTTAGGATTGAGATCGTTGTAACAGTTTGGGGTAGTAAGGTTGTAGGATCATGAGAATTGAATTGAAATAGTGACACCCTTCTTCCTCTTATTCCTTCTCGCTTCTCTCTTTTTGCCATAAAGATTTTGTTGTCCTCTGCCTAGGCCTGTTATTTACTTTATATTTTCTTACACGTATTTTGCTCATTTTGGATCATCTATTAGAAGTTTTAAATTTACAAGACTTGCCAAAGTGGATTATTGATTCTTCCGTAAATATAAAAAGAAAGTTGTATGCACATGTACTTCCTCCATCATTGAAATGATGCAAAAAGTTTCTTCACGTGTGACAACTTGGTTTGAGTTTTTCTAGTAGTGTCCTTGTTAGCACCGGAGCCAAGATTATCACTAAGGGGTATCAAAGTTTTAAAAAGTAAATACATGAAGAAGTCAAGAGTATTCAACACATAGTATGTATGCATAAAAAAAGTTTTACCTATCAaaacagtgtaatttttcggcgaagggcgATTGACACCCTTTAAAGCCGTATGGCTCTGCCACTGGTCCTTGTATACAGCTTGATTGCATGTATCGCTCATATacggaaatgaggatgttgagatggatgtttGAACATACTAGGAGAGATATGATTAGGAACGAAGATATTCAGGATAAGGTGGGAGTAGCCTCCGTGGTTGACAAGATAAGGGAAGCGAGACTGAAATGGTTCAGGCATGTTAAGAGGAGATGCACAGATGCTCCAGTGAGGAGGTATGAGAGATTGGCTATTGTGGGTCTAAGTAGAAGTAGAGGTAGACCGAAGAAGTATTGTGGAGAAGTGACTAGACAGGATATGACATATCTTCAGgttaccgaggacatgaccctagatAGAAGGATATGGAGGTCGATGATTAGGTTAGAAAGTGAGTAGGTAGTTGAGTTTGGGACACCGTATATATTCTGTGTTTTTCATATCagtattattattatcattctcGTATTATCTTAGCCTTCGATTTCTATTACTACATGTTGTTTCCCCTGTGTCGATTTTCTTATTGATTTGTTATTTTGCTGCTGTTATTGTTCTTTTCTTCATTATTTTCAACATTGCTTCTTCACTATTCTCTTTCTTTCTGAGAATTGTTTTTCTTGAAACCACGGTTTATCGAAAACCACCTCTCTATCTCCACAACTTAGGAGTAAGGTTTGTGTACACATTACCCTTTCCTGACTTCACACTGTGAGAATATAATGGGTAAGTTGTtgtcgtcgttgttgttgttgtgcagGATTTTCCTTCTTTTAACAATGGATATCCAAATTGACTTGACTATGATTAGAAGAAGGGTTTGAATGAATTGTtaaatattaaaagaaaaaaaaagagagaaggctTTGTCGATCACGTTGTGCTCTAATCATTTCTTTGTTGCTCGTAATACACCAGATATTACAAGAACACAAAGACGAAGTCTGGTTTTTGCAGTTTTCTCATAATGGGAAGTACTTAGCCTCATCATCTGCTGATTGTTCGGTGATTATATGGGAGGTAAGTTTAAGTGCTCTGAATATTTCTCAGTCGATTATTGCTTCGTCAAAGGTCCTCTTGATTATTGCTTGTTTAATCCTCTATTAATTTTCATTTAATATCACTTCTTTCCGTTACTTCTCTCTTTTTGCATTTGATGCCATTATTCTCTTGCATGGCCTTTCTCTTTTGTGCTTTAACTACTAATTTAGGAGGAAAGTAGCACTGTTTTTGCTTCACTGTCCCATGTAGTGCCACGAATGAAGAATCTTTGTAGTTTCCCCTTACATATCTTTAGTACGATAGTAAAATGTCCTTTAGTTTTTATAACTGATAAACAAATAGAGAAAGTAGCTCCTCCTTGACCCTTGTGGGACTCCATTGGttgtattgttgttgttgtagctcCTCCTATCTGGAATTCAGATAGTACCGTCTCCTTTCCTTTTCATCGTTGCACTTGCTGTCTTTCCTAATTCCTTTCTGAATCAATGGTGGAAGCCACATCTTGCAGTGTGGCTTATGCTTTGAAGCTAGCTAGCTTCGGAAAGCTCTAGCATTTTATGTTGTAGGTGGTGGAGATAGAGCAACTATATGAATAAACAAAATTTTTGGTTATGGAGGATTTGTTTGAGTTGAAGCCTTGTAAGGGATTTAAAGAACTATTTTCATCCCATAAATAGTCTCCAAATGGGATAGGCTTTCCAATTAGGTAGGCTTGATATGGTATACAATGTGCAAACCTTTAGAATTCTATTATAGGTGCATATGATGTTTGGTAAAAGATCTAAAACAGATGGGTTTCCTGGTTCTTTTCCCTGGGGAAGTTTAAGTTGCTCGGACTCGGGTGCTGGTGTCCATTACGGGTGCGGATCTAGAGGTCGGATCCTTCACGATTTAAATTTTAAGCTTTGGGGGTATGGATCCATGGACGGATACGGGTGCAGGGATccggctaaaaataattcaaatatctAAAAATAGAGTTAAAATAATAAGTCTAAATTATGAGACATTATGTGGTAAACTTACAATCTATCCGAGAGGGAGATAAAAGGGAAAGGACTGGCGTAGAAATTTCTATATACAAGGTATTCcattttcttcgattttactCTGGCTTTTATTTTGATATCAGAAATCATATCTGCCCGAATTTCTCCGTCGATTttggtcaaagtacccaaaatcAGTTGATCGGATCCGGTACAAACCCCACACCCATACCCATGTTAATGTCGACACGGGTGCGGCACCGAAAGTGAAAAGTCTGAGCAACTGAATGGGGGGAAAGAGAGctgttgaaattgaaattctgATTTTTTATGATAGAATTATAATGAAGATTTAAGTTCCACCTCTCAATTGTTTGCCTTTATGCAGGTGAAGTTGGACGGGAAGTTCTGCCTGAAGCACCGATTTTATGGTCACCAGAAACCTGTGTCCTATATGTCGTGGGGACCTGATGACCGTCAGCTTCTCACTTGTGGAGTAGAGGAGTTTGTTAGACGGTGGGATGTCGACTCCGGCAAATGTATACGTATTTACCGGAAAAACGGTGTTGGTTTGGTCTCATGTGGATGGGATCCCGATGGCAAAAGGATATTTTGCGGTTTTACTGACAAAAGCATTAGCATGTGGGATCTTGAAGGGAAAGAGCTGGAGTGTTGGAAAGGCCATCGGATTAGTAGGATAGCAGATTTGGGGATTACTAGTGACGGGAAACACATGGTCTCTGTTTGTAAAGACAATATGATACTATTATTTGAATTGGAATCAAAAGCAGAGCGAATAATTCAGGAGGATCAAACAATAACATCATTTGAATTATCCGCAGACAATAGATATGTATTGGTAAGTCTTTGGAACCAAGAAATTCATCTTTGGTATATAGAGGGAAGTGTAAAACTCGTAGCCAAATATAAGGGGCATAAACGTTCTCGCTTCGTTGTACGGTCTTGCTTTGGTGGACTAGATCAATCTTTCATTGCCAGTGGGAGTGAGGATTCACAGGTACTTCTCTTGTTGATTTAGAAGTAGAATCTTTTTTTGTGTGGTTATGATTTTTATGCCTATTTTCACATTCAAGCATTTCGACAATTGTACTATCAACAGAGTCTGTTTGTACAATTATCATGAACATAAAGAGAAATGTCTTCATACTTAAGTTAATGTGAAATCAGAAATCCTTGCGTATGTGCGAAGCTGCATCCATAGGCTATACTggtaaaaacaacaacaacaacatacccagtattatcccaaACCGTGCGGTCTGAAATTCGTGATGAATTTCTGAGCTATAGCTTGGAGTACGAAGTACTCTCAATTACTTGCCACCAGTTAAAATGCTGCGGCCCTAAGTTACTCTTatttttgtggagatatagtttCAAGTTTGTGCATTAGAACGCAATTGTCAATAACAGTTAAGGCAGGTATACTTGGATGGTTTTTGAGTTGGATATGTTGCTAAATAAATATTAATTGCTGATTTGGAGAATCAAAGTCCATATCTTTAGAAATTATATGTCTGAAGAAAAAAGGGAGTGTTATTCAATGTATATTTTAGAATGGGAACTATTATTTCTTGTGCCTGAAAATGTAATTTTTGTGGAATCCATTGTTCCTTTAAAATTTACGATAGGATATGTAAACATGTACCAGAAAAAAGGTTCTTGTTCTCCGTTCCCAATTACTGGGCAAAGAACGCAGAAATACTTTGTGATATACTGGATCTTGTTCTAATACAATTTCAGGTATATCCGTGAGAGATAATTTGATCTTGATCTAATACCCCTATGTCAGGTATATATATGGCACAAATGCTCACAAGCACTCCTCGCGACGTTGGCCGGACATTCTGGGACTGTCAACTGTGTTAGTTGGAACCCAGCAAATCCGCACATGCTGGCATCAGCAAGTGACGATCGAACTATTCGCATATGGGGCTTGAATCAAGCAAACATGAAGCACAATGGCAATGGCGCTATTAGTAATGGTGTGCACTACTGCAACGGCGGAACTTGAAAACATCTCAAGATTTCTTTCCTTGACCATTTGCTTGTTCTGTACATTCTTTTATATCATCAAGTTATAACATTGTGGTAAACAAGAAAGTGCAATTTGCATTCAGTCCAACAATAAAGCATGAACTTTTCCATTTCTAGTTTTTTGCTTTTTGTTGATTTCTAGTGTGTTTTTCTGTTTGGTTTACTGGTGTTGTCGTTGTTGCTTGCTGTTACTCCTTCCTCTCCatctttcctgagccgagggtatTCCgtaaacaacctctctaccttcttaagataggggtaaggtctgcgtacactctaccctttCCAGACTCCACTAGTGGAATTATATTTTGTGTACCTATAGTTCTATCATTTAACCATTGCTAAGTAATGTCTATTTTTACTTCAATATATCGTTTAATCGTGATTAACTATTGTGATATAAGCATACATTGAGTGTGaattttgtttttcctttcaattaTTGACAAGCATGTTTCTGCTCAAGAACTATGTGTTACCCGTAATTGTCTTTTAGATGATCTAACTGTACTTTAAAGAACTTTTGTATCAAAGCTCGCTTATGATCTAACAATAGCTCTTACAATTTTAGTCTGTCAAATGTAAAATTCAGTAACTAATTCAGAGCTTAGAGTCATTGGTTCTCGTCTTTTATATATGTTCTGAAGTTCGAATTGAGTCTAGCTTAGATCCGTCACTAGTAAGTAAAAGTTAGTGTTATATTCAGACTAAATGGAGTCTGCTCTTTATATATGTGCCAATTTCTTTTATGGACATATATTCTGAGCAAGACTCGGTGAATTAGGAGCTAACTAGGCCATGATCATAATTATGCATCACCATCTCATTTCGTGGAGGGTATTAACAACTCTTAATATCACGACCTAAAAttcaactagtcgtgatgacacctaacccaacccgctaggtaagtcaattaacaactatccaattCAATGAGAATTATTAAGAGAAGAAATGATAATACATCTGCATTTATACAAAgaatttcccaaggactggtattacaaatcatgagcttctaagttTTAGATTTTTACAAGACTGAATTGAAATAATTACAACATCTGTTtgaaatataaatgaacataatTCGAATCTAatgctaccaaggacaagtgataGTCATAACTggaacgcaggtacatcttcTGATCCAGCTCCCGCCGTACgcagcaacatcaacatccaacttctgcacgcaaggtgcagaagtgtagtatgagtacaatcgacccatgtactcaataaataacaaacctagccttaggttgaaagtagtgacgagctgaaATAAAGGTCGAAGTctaacaccaatagccaacaatagttcataacaacataataaAAATGGTACAAGAAATAATTCAGAGGTACAATGCTCAACTCGTTCATAGTTACGGAAAAATAGGCATGTTTTTCAAAGATGTCAGTAAAACTCAGATCCTTTTACCAAATCACCAGAGATATGAGTAAGtctgaaaactgtaatttttcccaaaaatctttcaataataattaagatgtttcatttttagatagcatgaggaaagtacatctctatacCTACATGTCAATATGCAAgtgaaatcatgaatgtcaccaaaactGGGTAgcatgaggaaatgcatctctatgcatgtatcttAAGTACGTATGTCACATGCAATACACCTCAGTTATGAACTCATGTACTCGCACTCTCAAAGTATTCAATCTCACTGTCTCGTATTCTCACTCATCATGCTAAATACTTAGCACTCAGTCACTCGGTATTGTATAGGGAAGATCCAGCCCAAACATAAATAAATCCAAGCAGATCCAACCCAAAAATCAATAGCAACTGTGGCCACTgtggatgtgcagactccggagcgGCCGAtccagcccaagcactataataaGCCGAATCCTGATATGAATCAATAAagcatgctgcggcgtgcaacccgatcccataaatatgaCTCacaacaggccctcggcctcactcagtcatcaaacTCTCCAGTTTCTCGAGCTCACAACACTCATGCTAAGCAGCCCTAATCAATGATACGAGATGTGACAATATATGATAACAGAAACTGGGATATGATGGTTAATGATGAATGCGACTAAGTACATAACtgcaataaaacaaataatttaaCAACAAagaacgaccactatgggtcccaatagtatcgacatatagcctaaacatgatttctggCATAAATCACTGCTCAAGTGCTCTAACACATAGAGTATAGTAAAAATGTTCAGAATAGATAGCTACACAGCTCCATGGAATCGACTAAATCACAATTTTTATGGTGCATGCTCACATGCCCATGACCTAGCATGTGCATTACCTCAAtatcaatcacataacacgtaatttggggtttcataccctcaacaccaagtttaaaagtgttacttaccttgaACAATCCAAATTCAATACCAAGCAAGCCAAACGatactccaaaaatgccatcccgTGTGTAACGACCTTCGAACGACTCAAAACTAgcaaaaaacaactcaaatacatcaaataatgcctgcagaaataattccaaatgataaaggtcaaatctttaatcaaaagtccaaagtcaaccaaaaattcAAACCCGGGCCTGCACCTCGGAACCCaataaaactcataaaatccgacaactcattcaattatgagtttAACCATACAAGTTTCATTCAAATCCGACCCCGAATCGATGTTTAAAACTCTAAATTTTACTCTATCAAACTTTAGACAAAATTCCCaatttttctctttaaaattcacaaTTCAATTACCAAAAACGAAGGTAGATTCACGAAATACAACCAAAATCAAGTAGagaacacttatcccaatccAATTAATGAATCATGATTGCGGAAAcatcatcgcgatcgcgaaaaaGAAGGATGAGCTGCCCCAGAAATTTACTCTATGTGATCGCGGCAAAAGCCACGCGAACGTGGTACACAAGGCTCATAAACTATGTGATCGCTGAAACAAGACCGCAAAGAGAAACTAGCCTCTGCGCAGCTCAGCCCAAATCACTATGCGAACACGTGTGCACCTGCGCGAACGCGTTGCTCAAACTGCAACCACCTATGCGAATGCATCTGAGGACTTGAGAACGCGAGGAACAACTTTTTCCTAGCCATCAAacaactctacgcgatcgcgattaaCTCTACACGATCGCGGACAAGGAAACCAAATGCTCAGCAGAACCAGtaatgccaaaatgaaggaaaatgatcCGAATTCGATCCAAAACATGCCCGAGCCCTCAGGGCCACGTATGAACATCCTAACAAGTCCCATATCAGAATAGGAACTtactcgaggccttaaatcacgcataacaacatcgaatcacACCTCCactcaaacttaatgaactttcaatTTTCAATTTCCAAAATTCGCACTGAAACATATCAGTTCAACCcgaaatgaacccaaattttgcacacaagtatcAAATGACATAATGAATATATTTCAATTCCCGAAATCACAATCCGGAttcgatatcatcaaagtcaactctcagtcaaacttatgaactttccaaaccttcaaatttccaactttcaccaatttgtgctgaaaccttctagaaacatccaaatgcaatTCCAAAATCACCATTCGGACCTaatagaaccatcaaaactccaatccgaggtcgaatactaaaaagtcaaacttggtcaactcttctaacttaaagcttcaatcatgaaattcattcttccaaatcgattccgaataacctgaaaaccaagaccgacgattcacacaagtcataatatatcatacggagctacttatgccctcaaactaccgagagaaGTGCAAATACTTAAAACGATCGGCCGAGTCGGGTCATGACACTTAACCTTGTCAATTCCCGGAGAGAAAGTTTAATTCTTATTTAATTTGAGGTAATTTAAAAATCTTCCAATTTTCAATTCATTGCACCAAAGTCATAAGATAATTTTTGTAATGGAAAAAATAATTCGACTTTGCCTATATCCATAGAATGTGAGAAAATACTAAATTCGATTAGTACAGTAATGTCGATAACTCACCTTACATGATATACACATGGTACcatttaaaaaaacgaaaataatcTTTCTCCCGACTcacttaaaaaataaattttcatgTAGTGCATGGTGAAGACTTTGGGTATTAGGGTGtctttaaaaatgaatatatTTAAGTAGTGCCATGTGGATATTATATAAGGTGAGttacttattttttttatttattgaatTCAACAATTTAAATTGGTTTTATTTATGTAATACACATGTGAAGTTAAGTTATTTAACTGTATTGATGATCTTATAGGTAATCTGATCGTTTAAATATCCTCGTTGTAATACTGAGGATGTTCTAGCTAGGGTACTTAGAATGCATGCTAGTGCAAGAAGCATCGAGTTATTGTTTGACGTCGAACGACCTCTAAAACTAGTATAGCAGAATGGTATAATTATACGACTGGAGCCTTCTTTCTTTCGTAGGCCTcctctttgttttatttatttagtgATTCATAAATGATGTCTGGGAAGTGCCTGTGTGTGTTTTACATATTCTGATATATGAAGGAAAGTGAAATAGTGTCAATTATATCTTTGAGTAACAAGTCATAAAAGTTGCAAAAATTAATATAGTAACTTTACTTTAAAAAATCGATGTCTATATGAGAAATTAAGTCGCGCTTATGACTAGGGAGAGCTAGAGTTCTAGGTTTGGGTTCGGTAGAACCGAATAGACaataactttgaccaaatttTGTATTTGTGTTAAATTATTCACTCAATATGTATAAATTTTTTATCCATAATATAATTGTATAAAGTAAGTATACaaagtaaaataaatattttaattgtatatAGTATTAACTGATTTTTCAATGGGCATACCACGTAGATTGTCCTTTAACTTTATTGACGTTATAGGTAACCTGATCGTTTAAAAAGTCGATATCTATATGAGAAATTAAGTTGGGGTTTGGcttggggagggggggggggttgagtTTTAGGCACAGGTTCGATAGAACCCTATAGCTTTGAccaaaattatatatttgtgttaaattattgactcaatatatatataaatagtttcttCAAAACCCAGTAAGCTGCCTTTtataaatttcaaaattcataaattcaaaaattcTGAATCCA encodes the following:
- the LOC104229882 gene encoding WD repeat-containing protein 26 homolog; protein product: MGGAKDDEPPSKRVKVSFGESADHSNGTFLKDPASCSLSESMARPLAVQGDDEIVGTKGVVKKVEFVRIIADALYSLGYKKTGAFLEEESGIPLHSSQVHLFMEQILDGRWDESVATLRKIGLVDEKIVKLASFVILEQKFFELLDREEVMDALKTLRTEIAPLCVNSDRVHELSLFIISPSGVSSGQDIVKMKSRTKLLEELQRLLPPTVMIPEKRLIHLVEQALELQVEACLFHNSLVSEMSLLTDHHCGRDQLPSQTLQILQEHKDEVWFLQFSHNGKYLASSSADCSVIIWEVKLDGKFCLKHRFYGHQKPVSYMSWGPDDRQLLTCGVEEFVRRWDVDSGKCIRIYRKNGVGLVSCGWDPDGKRIFCGFTDKSISMWDLEGKELECWKGHRISRIADLGITSDGKHMVSVCKDNMILLFELESKAERIIQEDQTITSFELSADNRYVLVSLWNQEIHLWYIEGSVKLVAKYKGHKRSRFVVRSCFGGLDQSFIASGSEDSQVYIWHKCSQALLATLAGHSGTVNCVSWNPANPHMLASASDDRTIRIWGLNQANMKHNGNGAISNGVHYCNGGT